The Ovis aries strain OAR_USU_Benz2616 breed Rambouillet chromosome 6, ARS-UI_Ramb_v3.0, whole genome shotgun sequence DNA segment gttaatctttgtatatgatgtgaagtAGAGAGTCCTGTTTACTCctgtttacttcctttttttttccttcctaggaATGCTTGAAAACAAGGAACTGCATATTTTTAACCTGACTTCTCTAACAAAGTCAGAAAACATTTTATCTGCCACACTGTATTTCTATATCAGAGAGCTGATAAATATAAGCCTAAGTTGTCCTGTGTCCCAGGAATGCTCACATCATGCCCAGAGGAAACACATTCAGATTGACCTCTCTGCGTGGATCCTCAAATCCAGTGGAAACCAAAGTCAACTCCTGGGTCATCTTTCGGTAGATGGAGGGAAACCTCATGGAGACTTTGTGTCCTGGCTGTCAAAAGACATCACCCAACTTTTGAGGAAAGCCAAGGAAAATGAGGAGTTTCTCATAGGATTTAACATTACTACCAAAGGACACCAGCTGCCAAAGAAGATGACACCCAGTCCTGAGCCTTATATCTTGGTGTATGCCAATGATGCCGCCATTTCTGAGCCGGAGAGTGTGGTGTCAAGCTTACAAGGACACCGGAATTTCCCCACTGGAGCTGTGCCCAAACTGGACAGCCACAGTAGGGCTGCCCTTTCTATGGAACGGAGGAGGAGGAAGCGCTCTACGGGGGTCCTTCTGCCTCTGCAGAACAATGAGCTTCCTGGGGCAGAATATCAGTACAAGGAGGATAGAGTATGGGAGGAGAGGAAGCCTTACAAGACTCTTCAGACTCAGCCCCCTGACAAGAGTAAGagcaaaaagaaacagaggaagggGCCTCAACAGAAGAGCCAGACGCTCCAGTTTGATGAACAGACCCTGAAGAAGGCAAGAAGAAAGCAATGGATTGAACCCCGGAATTGTGCCAGACGGTACCTTAGAGTGGACTTCGCAGATATTGGCTGGAGCGAATGGATTATCTCCCCCAAGTCCTTCGATGCCTATTACTGCTCCGGAGCATGCCAGTTCCCCATGCCAAAGGTAGCCATTGTTTTTTGTCCTGTCCTTCCCGTTTCCATAGTCTGGAAATTCCCAAATTGAAAGTGTGTTTTCATTTACAAAATCCATCTGGACCTTCATTTATTGCATTCTAAAGTGTAATAGGTAACATGGTTATGTTTGGTTTTTCTTTACTGGTTGTTAAAGTAATATGAAGTCAATATTGGTATGAAGGAGGATATGAGAAAACAATGTATGCGTAAAACATGATTTTTGCACTGCTTCGAAACACGGTGCGTATTCAGCTACATGATCACATGTGAATTTATGCCTGTCCACAACAAGGAAGCCCCCAGTGGTACGAGGCTGACCTTTGAGGGGGTATTTAGGAAATGAGTGAATGTCATGAGAGCAAAAGGAAGGACTAATTGGATTGATGCCCTGATACAGAACATTTTTGATAGTCTCTTGTGAGATGAATTGTCGTCACGAGGGTTAGGATCAGGGTTGGGCTAGGAAAACTTGCCTCATGAAATCCACCAGatgcttatttcatttacttcCCTGATAAATATCAAAATTGCAGTCAGAATAGGGCACAATGACTCTGTTGACTTCTAAGACTCATTTTAACTATTTAGAGCTAATCCATGTCTCTTCTAAAATCAATAGGGACTGAACCTTTAGCTTATCAGTACTCAGTATCCTGACAAATATATTCTCAGAAgcctccccaaccccacctctGTCTCACACAGCAAGTCCAAATGACTGTACTCTGAATTTAGAATTAATAAAACATATTGGTGCCCCCCTGGCCTTCAGTTAAGCTTACTGCTGCACTTCCATTCTTAGCCCATAACAATTTGAGTCTGTTGAACAGTGAAAAGTGATCCTGGCAATAGAATTCAGAGGATAAATAGGagtggctttttttgttttgctttgttttagttttttgcaaAACTTGACATGGGTCAACTTCTGTTATTGTATGTTAATGGAGAAAAACCCTTTGTCTCGAAAAGTGACCAACTTGTGCTTATAGGTCTTTAAAGGAGCATGTTCATGTTACAGGCCTATGATCACTGGAATGCTAAGGGTAACACACACATAAAGCAGAAGGTCGACTAAGCAAGGCCAGATCAGCCTCAGggccaagaactttattgaaatCCCATTTTCCTGTTAGGATCTCTCAGAAGAACAAGCTTGCTACATTTTCTAGACCTTGTGGATTCCAGGTTTTGTCAACCCAAATACAAAGTAGGGATTGTAGACATTTATAATGATATAAACAGCCTTATCTTGTCTAAAGATTATCAAGGACATTTTATTGATCAATAGAAACTTGATCAAACTGGGATAGCATTTAAAACACACCAACAAAAAGGCCAAGTATAACAGGCAGCAATGAATCTTTATTCTACAGTGTGGATTGCTTTGTGGCACTGAGAGGCAGAAATGGATTCAAAATATCTCTAAACCTGGGAGGACTGATTTTAAGTGGGTCTCTGAGTTTTGCAAataattcctctctctctcctaaactgtgattttttttttctaggttgCCTGAGGaagttttcctctttcctcttgatTCCAGATTTTAGGACCCAGAAAGCTATGATCGCATGGACATAATTCAGTCAGTTAGCTGACCTGGGTTGGTCTCCATAATTGCCCCAATTTGCCTCTCCCATCTGTAATGGCTCTGCTTGTTTTTCCTGTTCAAAACCTTGCTGTTGTTTCCACAGATCCTCACCATAGTCCTCAGTGatataaagaataataattaaaaaatgcatGAGGGATGTTAAGAATAGAAGAGATAAATTTAAGGAAAGAAGTATGTTAGTGTAACAGAATGATTAAAGGGTACATGCTTGATCATAGCTGGATTTCTTAACCTTAATGTACCTGCAAATTGCCTGGGGATCTTCTTAATCTGTAGGTTCTGATCCAGTGGTTTCAAGGGCAAAGCCCAAGATTCGGTGTATCTAACAAGCCTCTAGATGTTACTGATGCTGTTGGTCTGCAAACCATCCTTTGAGTCATTGAATCCTTTTGGCTTAAAACTTGGCTCCACTTCTTACCTGCTGTGGTTTTGAGGTGGGGAAGTTCCTCTAACTTTCTATATGTTCGTGTTCTCATCTTTGAAACAGGTACTAGggtaaataaaaatatcacagtATCTGCATTATAAAAATGATGGGGAAATGAGATCATCGAGCACCTTGTGCTGAGTAGGCACTCAGTGAATTTTTGCCATTATTAATGGCCATGGCTGAGACTGAGAAGAATAGAAAATCCAATGTAgggaactgggggaaaaaaacaaacaaacaaacacaggaGTAGggatcaaaagaataaaaactgtgggacttccctggtgatccagtggttaagactctgtgctttcaatgcagggggtgtgagttcagTTCCTccttgaggaactaagatcccacacgctgtgcaGCATGATCAAATAAATAAcatgagataaaatattaaaaaagaataataggtGTAAGACAAGGATAAGTTTTGTAAATGTTTCTTATCCCTTTTTAAATGTCACAAGGCTTTAAATAGGATTCTCCCTTCAGCCCAATAGTTCATAAGCTCTTTGGTGGGTAGAATCAAGAGAGCATCCATTATAGCAACTGAACACATGCTGTGCTTAatcattcagtcgtatctgactctttatgtgaccccatggactgtagcccaccaggctgctcagtccatgggattctccaggcaagaatactggagttgccatgccctcctccaggggatcttcccaacccagggatcgaacccaggtctcccgcattacaggcagattccttaccatctgagccaccagggaagcccatgatagtGTTTGTCAAACCTTGGAATGGCATCCAAACTACAGGGAGATGTCATGTAATAGGGATAAGGGTGGAGTCTTCTCTGCAAGCTGGAGATTTCCTTTTGCCAAGTTTCGAGTGGAAGTCTGGCTGTGACATGGACATCTCAGTCTTTCCTCACCTTGTGTGGACCTGCTTAACTTTTGAAGCTTTCTACTGATTCTCTGTAAGCCTTCCAGGCTTTGTGTCTCTCAAGTGGTACAGTCACCAAAATGATGGGAAGCTTGAAGCGGTATGAAGCTGTGACATCAGGGGTAATTAATCACTGTTGCTGTTATCAGCCCAGTGTCCAGCATGGTAACCAGAGTCaactatttaaacaaaaatatagcTTTTGAACCACAGAGGAAAATAAAGCCTCTGACCAGATCACTACAAATGCATGTGGAATAAGTGAGGTGCCAAAGACCTTTCAGACTGTACATATACATTCTGCCCCAGAGAAAAGTTCTCCCAGGCTAGACTCCTCGGCTGGCCCTCCTTCCTTCTGGCCTCCCTAGTGAAAGCCTGCTCTCTTGAGCCGGGCTCTTCATCTGCAAAAGTCGACAACCTGTCTGTAATTCAGAACAGCTGTGCTCTGCCTTTCCCAAATTCCAGGCTTTGCCCTTTCCCTGATTCCAATTAGATAGTTTCTGGGCTATCACACCCATGTGGGTTGGACTGGGAGAGCATGGAGCAAAGCCCCATGGCCTGAGTCAGGAATGAAGGCTCAGAGCTGATGACATTCTCTCCCCTGCTAATGCACTTGTAATCGAATTCAACTCGAGGACATCACCCGCAGCTTGGCAGGTGAGGGCTGGAGCACAGCAGATTTCATTCACAGACGCGGCAGCTTGGAATTTTCTGATTTCTAGCCCTTACAGCCAATCTGTTCCCCCAGGGAGAGACCCCTGGCATTTTGCCATGAGATGAAAAATACCCATATAACTGTAGCCAAGTCTTAGGCCTTGGCCTCCCCTCACCACCAAAGCAGAGATGGAAAACAGagatttcaaatgaaaatgattGAGCCATTGTTGCTGACAAGAGGTCCAAGGGAACCAATCAAGGATTGGAGGAGTGAAGGTATTTTTGCATGACGTGGTACAAAGGTTGGGAACAGCAAAGACAAAGAATTATGAAGCAAAGAAGCTAAACACTTTGAACCAAGCATCTTCTCTAAACAAGAAATTCACATGGAATGAGTTCAAAATGATGCAGCCTCAATTAATGTCCTGAGGTTTCCAATTTCAATCTCTGATCATGAAGATGAACTCTAAAAATCCTAAATCTTGATGTATTGAGTTAcctaagcaaaaaaagaaaaaaaaaaaaaaacctaaatagaTACCGATGTCCTGTTTCACCCACATTAAAAGTGAGACTGGGGaggaagagggcttcccaggtggctcagtggtaaagaatctgcttgctaatgcaagagacagaggagacgtaggttcaatccctccggtcaggaggatcccctggaggaggaaatggcaacccactccagtatttttgcctggaaaatcacatggacagaggagcctgctggactacagtccatggggttgcaaagagtcggacaggactgagcaatt contains these protein-coding regions:
- the BMP3 gene encoding bone morphogenetic protein 3, producing the protein MAGARGLLHLWLSCLCVSLAQGQRLRQPFPELRVAVPADRAAGGGPESPLQPLDQLSEHMLRLYDRYSGGGAEEARTPGNSERGSPSLRPQPLREGNTVRSFRAGAAGMLENKELHIFNLTSLTKSENILSATLYFYIRELINISLSCPVSQECSHHAQRKHIQIDLSAWILKSSGNQSQLLGHLSVDGGKPHGDFVSWLSKDITQLLRKAKENEEFLIGFNITTKGHQLPKKMTPSPEPYILVYANDAAISEPESVVSSLQGHRNFPTGAVPKLDSHSRAALSMERRRRKRSTGVLLPLQNNELPGAEYQYKEDRVWEERKPYKTLQTQPPDKSKSKKKQRKGPQQKSQTLQFDEQTLKKARRKQWIEPRNCARRYLRVDFADIGWSEWIISPKSFDAYYCSGACQFPMPKSLKPSNHATIQSIVRAVGVVPGIPEPCCVPEKMSSLSILFFDENKNVVLKVYPNMTVESCACR